A stretch of the Inquilinus sp. Marseille-Q2685 genome encodes the following:
- the bluB gene encoding 5,6-dimethylbenzimidazole synthase, which yields MATPDFPPEFRDRFAELLRWRRDVRRFRRDPLPPGLLDRLLDLACLAPSVGNSQPWRFVLVEDEVRRAAVRAVFSRCNADAASGYEGERAAHYRRLKLAGLEEAPVQLAVFCDRSTGQGHGLGRQTMPETLDHSAVTAIHTLWLAARIEGVGLGWVSILEPQAVAALLDVPPDWHLIGYLCLGLPESEEPVPELEREGWQSRLGACRTVLRR from the coding sequence GTGGCCACCCCCGATTTCCCGCCCGAGTTCCGCGACCGCTTCGCCGAGCTGCTGCGCTGGCGCCGCGACGTACGCCGCTTCCGCCGCGACCCGCTGCCGCCGGGGCTGCTCGACCGGCTGCTCGACCTCGCCTGCCTGGCCCCCTCGGTCGGCAACAGCCAGCCCTGGCGTTTCGTCCTGGTCGAGGACGAGGTGCGGCGGGCCGCGGTGCGGGCGGTGTTCAGCCGCTGCAATGCCGATGCCGCCTCCGGCTACGAGGGCGAGCGCGCGGCTCATTACCGCCGGCTGAAGCTGGCCGGGCTGGAGGAGGCGCCGGTGCAGCTCGCGGTGTTCTGCGACCGGTCGACCGGGCAGGGGCACGGGCTCGGACGGCAGACCATGCCGGAGACGCTGGACCACTCCGCGGTCACCGCCATCCACACGCTGTGGCTGGCCGCGCGGATCGAGGGCGTCGGGCTCGGCTGGGTCTCGATCCTGGAGCCGCAGGCGGTGGCGGCGCTGCTCGACGTGCCGCCGGACTGGCACCTGATCGGCTATCTCTGCCTCGGTCTTCCGGAGTCGGAAGAGCCGGTGCCGGAGCTGGAGCGCGAAGGCTGGCAATCCCGCCTCGGCGCCTGCCGCACGGTTCTGCGGCGATAG
- a CDS encoding carbohydrate ABC transporter permease, with protein MAHRLDSRWTPVWFLAPAVIALFAIGIFPTLYALWNSLHQVILPKIPREGTPFVGLGNYLSVLTDPTFWDALGRTLLFLVIVLPAELLLGLGIALLLHKPGLPLLKTLARLSLVIPMATTYAVVGLIGRLIFNRDFGVVNWFLGLVGIGPVEWLGDPTFAFVSIALMDIWQWTPFCALVLLAGLTMVPPEIEEAARLETRRFRHILRHVQLPFLLPGITAVLILRTADTLKLFDMIFTLTRGGPGAATELISITIQRIGFRVFDQGVASAQAILLLVLTIVLSRMYIRLVYQEVE; from the coding sequence ATGGCGCACCGTCTCGACAGCCGCTGGACCCCGGTCTGGTTCCTCGCCCCGGCCGTGATCGCCCTGTTCGCGATCGGCATCTTCCCGACGCTCTACGCGCTGTGGAACTCGCTGCACCAGGTGATCCTGCCGAAGATCCCGCGCGAGGGGACGCCCTTCGTCGGCCTCGGCAACTACCTGTCGGTGCTGACCGACCCGACCTTCTGGGACGCGCTCGGCCGCACCCTGCTGTTCCTTGTCATCGTGCTGCCGGCGGAGCTGCTGCTTGGCCTCGGCATCGCCCTCCTGCTGCACAAGCCGGGGCTGCCGCTGCTGAAGACGCTGGCCCGGCTCAGCCTGGTCATCCCGATGGCCACCACCTATGCGGTGGTCGGGCTGATCGGCCGGCTGATCTTCAACCGCGACTTCGGCGTGGTGAACTGGTTCCTCGGCCTGGTCGGGATCGGCCCGGTCGAATGGCTGGGCGATCCGACCTTCGCCTTCGTCTCGATCGCGCTGATGGACATCTGGCAGTGGACGCCGTTCTGCGCCCTGGTGCTGCTGGCCGGGCTGACCATGGTGCCGCCGGAGATCGAGGAGGCGGCGCGGCTGGAGACCAGGCGCTTCCGCCACATCCTGCGCCATGTCCAGCTGCCTTTCCTGCTGCCGGGCATCACCGCCGTCCTGATCCTGCGCACGGCCGACACGCTGAAGCTGTTCGACATGATCTTCACCCTGACCCGCGGCGGGCCGGGTGCTGCGACCGAGCTGATCTCGATCACCATCCAGCGCATCGGCTTCCGGGTCTTCGACCAGGGCGTCGCCTCGGCCCAGGCGATCCTGC
- a CDS encoding ABC transporter substrate-binding protein, with the protein MKKLLFSGAAIAALLTAGQAMAWSLKEAAEPYKGTTIKAIFLDRPGYRAAIQLLPQFEQETGIKVEYEILPYENSREREVLDFTAGGEIDVVLTDVVWIGEYADSGWLVPLKTFTEDPALADPNLNLKGFFPILLESFGTWNKELYGLPFDNYSGLLFYNKCMLKDAGFDKPPATWDELLNTYGPKLTQNGKYAYALQSRRGETQSADSFMRVLWPFGGSLLNDDFKSNLTSEASQKGLKFRQELMKYMPPGIVDYDHAEAVNALAQGQVAMITEWSSFYSTLVDPATSKLGDCLGVATEPKGEAGLKPALGGFSLGVASQASEAEQKASWLFIQWVTSEAMAKPYVEAGGVSGRTAVYDDPAIKAKYAFVEPTVASWQGGVPSFRPRFPEWPAISEIVAEFGTKIMLGEETTESGAQKIGERMEAVLQKAGYYDGKKEKLQ; encoded by the coding sequence ATGAAGAAGCTGTTGTTTTCGGGCGCCGCGATCGCTGCGCTGCTGACCGCCGGCCAGGCCATGGCCTGGAGCCTGAAGGAGGCGGCGGAGCCCTACAAGGGCACCACGATCAAGGCGATCTTCCTCGACCGGCCGGGCTATCGCGCCGCGATCCAGCTGCTGCCGCAGTTCGAGCAGGAGACCGGGATCAAGGTCGAATACGAGATCCTGCCCTATGAGAACAGCCGCGAGCGCGAAGTCCTTGATTTCACGGCCGGGGGCGAGATCGACGTAGTCCTGACCGACGTCGTCTGGATCGGCGAATACGCCGACAGCGGCTGGCTGGTGCCGCTCAAGACCTTCACCGAGGACCCGGCCCTGGCCGACCCGAATCTCAACCTGAAGGGCTTCTTCCCGATCCTGCTGGAGAGCTTCGGCACCTGGAACAAGGAGCTGTACGGCCTGCCCTTCGACAACTATTCGGGCCTGCTGTTCTACAACAAGTGCATGCTCAAGGACGCCGGCTTCGACAAGCCGCCGGCGACCTGGGACGAGCTGCTGAACACTTACGGGCCGAAGCTGACCCAGAACGGCAAATACGCCTATGCCCTGCAGTCGCGCCGCGGCGAGACCCAGTCGGCGGACAGCTTCATGCGCGTGCTGTGGCCCTTCGGCGGGTCGCTGCTGAACGACGACTTCAAGTCCAACCTCACCTCCGAAGCGTCGCAGAAGGGGCTGAAGTTCCGGCAGGAGCTGATGAAATACATGCCGCCGGGCATCGTCGACTACGACCATGCCGAGGCGGTGAACGCGCTGGCCCAGGGCCAGGTGGCGATGATCACCGAATGGTCGTCCTTCTATTCGACGCTGGTCGACCCGGCGACCTCGAAGCTGGGCGACTGCCTGGGCGTGGCGACCGAGCCGAAGGGCGAGGCCGGGCTGAAGCCGGCGCTGGGCGGCTTCTCGCTCGGCGTCGCGTCGCAGGCCAGCGAGGCGGAGCAGAAGGCCTCCTGGCTGTTCATCCAGTGGGTGACCTCCGAGGCGATGGCCAAGCCTTATGTCGAGGCCGGCGGCGTCTCCGGCCGCACTGCGGTCTATGACGACCCGGCGATCAAGGCGAAATACGCCTTCGTCGAGCCGACGGTGGCGTCCTGGCAGGGCGGCGTGCCGTCCTTCCGGCCGCGTTTCCCGGAATGGCCGGCGATCTCCGAGATCGTCGCCGAGTTCGGCACCAAGATCATGCTGGGCGAGGAGACGACCGAATCCGGCGCCCAGAAGATCGGTGAGCGCATGGAGGCGGTGCTGCAGAAGGCCGGCTACTATGACGGCAAGAAGGAGAAGCTGCAGTAA
- a CDS encoding SIS domain-containing protein, with translation MPDSLGALAEGALDEIRGVFGRLAPGALDPVLDALAGARRVVCYGVGREGLMMRALAMRLYHLGLDTHVVGDMSAPPVGPGDLLVASAGPGGFATVDGLMRVARDAGARTLLFTAQPQGSAAILADTVFVLPAQTMANDTGPAVASVLPMGSLYEGAQFLLFELVVLALRDRLGVAPEAMRARHTNLE, from the coding sequence ATGCCCGACAGCCTGGGCGCCCTGGCGGAAGGGGCGCTGGACGAGATCCGCGGCGTCTTCGGCCGGCTCGCCCCCGGCGCTCTTGATCCGGTGCTGGACGCCCTGGCCGGCGCACGCCGCGTGGTCTGCTATGGGGTCGGGCGCGAGGGGCTGATGATGCGGGCGCTGGCCATGCGCCTCTATCATCTCGGCCTCGACACTCATGTCGTCGGCGACATGTCGGCGCCGCCGGTCGGGCCCGGCGACCTGCTGGTCGCCAGCGCCGGGCCGGGCGGCTTCGCCACCGTCGACGGGCTGATGCGCGTCGCCCGCGACGCCGGGGCGCGGACCCTCCTGTTCACCGCCCAGCCGCAGGGCAGCGCCGCAATCCTGGCCGACACCGTCTTCGTGCTGCCGGCCCAGACGATGGCGAACGATACAGGCCCCGCCGTCGCCTCGGTGCTGCCGATGGGCAGCCTGTATGAGGGCGCGCAGTTCCTGCTGTTCGAGCTGGTCGTGCTGGCGCTGCGCGACCGCCTCGGCGTTGCGCCCGAGGCGATGCGGGCGCGGCACACCAACCTCGAGTAG